From Panthera uncia isolate 11264 chromosome E1, Puncia_PCG_1.0, whole genome shotgun sequence, one genomic window encodes:
- the PTGES3L gene encoding putative protein PTGES3L isoform X2: protein MLSQSLSGVQIPWLCGHIPPSSKAFPDHIRRGSCWGRPQYLKIAVSASDSKRHRVAGAAMARQHARTLWYDRPKYVFMEFCVEDSTDVHVLIEDHRIVFSCKNADGVELYNEIEFYAKVNSKDSQDKRSGRSITCFVRKWKEKVAWPRLTKEDIKPVWLSVDFDNWRDWEGDEEVELAQVEHYAELLKKVSIKRPPPGMDDLDDDSDSADATST, encoded by the exons ATGCTCTCCCAGAGTCTCTCTGGAGTGCAGATCCCTTGGCTGTGTGGCCACATCCCCCCTTCCTCTAAGGCCTTCCCCGACCATATAAGGAGAGGCAGCTGCTGGGGGCGTCCCCAGTATCTAAAGATAGCGGTCTCTGCTTCGGACTCCAAACGCCACCGGGTAGCAGGAGCCGCCATGGCAAG GCAGCATGCCAGGACGCTGTGGTATGACAGGCCCAAATATGTGTTCATGGAGTTTTGTGTTGAGGATAGCACCGATGTCCACGTGCTCATCGAAGACCACCGCATTGTGTTCAG CTGCAAGAATGCGGATGGAGTGGAGTTGTACAATGAGATTGAGTTCTATGCTAAGGTGAACTCCAAG GACTCCCAGGATAAACGCTCCGGTCGTTCCATTACTTGTTTTGTGAGGAAATGGAAGGAGAAGGTGGCCTGGCCTCGACTCACCAAAGAGGATATCAAA CCGGTGTGGTTGTCTGTGGACTTTGATAACTGGAGAGACTGGGAGGGGGATGAAGAGGTGGAGCTGGCTCAGGTGGAACACTATGCAGAG CTTTTGAAGAAGGTCAGCATCAAGAGACCTCCCCCTGGCATGGATGACCTGGAT gaTGATTCTGACAGTGCTGATGCAACAA gcACTTGA
- the PTGES3L gene encoding putative protein PTGES3L isoform X1, with protein MLSQSLSGVQIPWLCGHIPPSSKAFPDHIRRGSCWGRPQYLKIAVSASDSKRHRVAGAAMARQHARTLWYDRPKYVFMEFCVEDSTDVHVLIEDHRIVFSCKNADGVELYNEIEFYAKVNSKVRVGQDSKVWMERLLGKLEIHSTPQILTMRLSIWQDSQDKRSGRSITCFVRKWKEKVAWPRLTKEDIKPVWLSVDFDNWRDWEGDEEVELAQVEHYAELLKKVSIKRPPPGMDDLDDDSDSADATST; from the exons ATGCTCTCCCAGAGTCTCTCTGGAGTGCAGATCCCTTGGCTGTGTGGCCACATCCCCCCTTCCTCTAAGGCCTTCCCCGACCATATAAGGAGAGGCAGCTGCTGGGGGCGTCCCCAGTATCTAAAGATAGCGGTCTCTGCTTCGGACTCCAAACGCCACCGGGTAGCAGGAGCCGCCATGGCAAG GCAGCATGCCAGGACGCTGTGGTATGACAGGCCCAAATATGTGTTCATGGAGTTTTGTGTTGAGGATAGCACCGATGTCCACGTGCTCATCGAAGACCACCGCATTGTGTTCAG CTGCAAGAATGCGGATGGAGTGGAGTTGTACAATGAGATTGAGTTCTATGCTAAGGTGAACTCCAAGGTAAGGGTGGGACAGGACAGTAAGGTCTGGATGGAAAGGCTGCTTGGGAAATTGGAGATTCATTCTACACCTCAGATCCTAACAATGAGGCTGTCTATCTGGCAGGACTCCCAGGATAAACGCTCCGGTCGTTCCATTACTTGTTTTGTGAGGAAATGGAAGGAGAAGGTGGCCTGGCCTCGACTCACCAAAGAGGATATCAAA CCGGTGTGGTTGTCTGTGGACTTTGATAACTGGAGAGACTGGGAGGGGGATGAAGAGGTGGAGCTGGCTCAGGTGGAACACTATGCAGAG CTTTTGAAGAAGGTCAGCATCAAGAGACCTCCCCCTGGCATGGATGACCTGGAT gaTGATTCTGACAGTGCTGATGCAACAA gcACTTGA
- the PTGES3L gene encoding putative protein PTGES3L isoform X4 — protein MEFCVEDSTDVHVLIEDHRIVFSCKNADGVELYNEIEFYAKVNSKVRVGQDSKVWMERLLGKLEIHSTPQILTMRLSIWQDSQDKRSGRSITCFVRKWKEKVAWPRLTKEDIKPVWLSVDFDNWRDWEGDEEVELAQVEHYAELLKKVSIKRPPPGMDDLDDDSDSADATST, from the exons ATGGAGTTTTGTGTTGAGGATAGCACCGATGTCCACGTGCTCATCGAAGACCACCGCATTGTGTTCAG CTGCAAGAATGCGGATGGAGTGGAGTTGTACAATGAGATTGAGTTCTATGCTAAGGTGAACTCCAAGGTAAGGGTGGGACAGGACAGTAAGGTCTGGATGGAAAGGCTGCTTGGGAAATTGGAGATTCATTCTACACCTCAGATCCTAACAATGAGGCTGTCTATCTGGCAGGACTCCCAGGATAAACGCTCCGGTCGTTCCATTACTTGTTTTGTGAGGAAATGGAAGGAGAAGGTGGCCTGGCCTCGACTCACCAAAGAGGATATCAAA CCGGTGTGGTTGTCTGTGGACTTTGATAACTGGAGAGACTGGGAGGGGGATGAAGAGGTGGAGCTGGCTCAGGTGGAACACTATGCAGAG CTTTTGAAGAAGGTCAGCATCAAGAGACCTCCCCCTGGCATGGATGACCTGGAT gaTGATTCTGACAGTGCTGATGCAACAA gcACTTGA
- the PTGES3L gene encoding putative protein PTGES3L isoform X3, translated as MLSQSLSGVQIPWLCGHIPPSSKAFPDHIRRGSCWGRPQYLKIAVSASDSKRHRVAGAAMARQHARTLWYDRPKYVFMEFCVEDSTDVHVLIEDHRIVFSCKNADGVELYNEIEFYAKVNSKVRVGQDSKVWMERLLGKLEIHSTPQILTMRLSIWQDSQDKRSGRSITCFVRKWKEKVAWPRLTKEDIKVAGVVVCGL; from the exons ATGCTCTCCCAGAGTCTCTCTGGAGTGCAGATCCCTTGGCTGTGTGGCCACATCCCCCCTTCCTCTAAGGCCTTCCCCGACCATATAAGGAGAGGCAGCTGCTGGGGGCGTCCCCAGTATCTAAAGATAGCGGTCTCTGCTTCGGACTCCAAACGCCACCGGGTAGCAGGAGCCGCCATGGCAAG GCAGCATGCCAGGACGCTGTGGTATGACAGGCCCAAATATGTGTTCATGGAGTTTTGTGTTGAGGATAGCACCGATGTCCACGTGCTCATCGAAGACCACCGCATTGTGTTCAG CTGCAAGAATGCGGATGGAGTGGAGTTGTACAATGAGATTGAGTTCTATGCTAAGGTGAACTCCAAGGTAAGGGTGGGACAGGACAGTAAGGTCTGGATGGAAAGGCTGCTTGGGAAATTGGAGATTCATTCTACACCTCAGATCCTAACAATGAGGCTGTCTATCTGGCAGGACTCCCAGGATAAACGCTCCGGTCGTTCCATTACTTGTTTTGTGAGGAAATGGAAGGAGAAGGTGGCCTGGCCTCGACTCACCAAAGAGGATATCAAAGTAG CCGGTGTGGTTGTCTGTGGACTTTGA
- the LOC125926594 gene encoding RUN domain-containing protein 1 isoform X2 — protein MAAVEASAEPVMVVAAVGPKAKDEEEEEEESPPPCEAVRWAPVGAVAEAGPGTAAFSEEAAAEEPGAAPGSPPDSPGRTLRRLRAERRRLDSALLALSSHFAQVQFRLRQVVRGAPAEQQRLLRELEDFAFRGCPHVLGYGGSEDPASDDGDGLPGDRPRLRGENQSEQEKRERLETQREKQKELILQLKTQLDDLETFAYQEGSYDSLPQSVVLERQQVIIDELIKKLDMNLNEDISSLSTEELRQRVDAAVAQIVNPARVKEQLVEQLKTQIRDLEMFINFIQDEVGSPLQADSAHCECKASGKTGSGSTRTDSGRLPQGNSKKMGKFMKPGKVVLVLAGRYSGRKAVIVKNIDDGTSDRPYSHALVAGIDRYPRKVTAAMGKKKIAKRSKIKSFVKVYNYNHLMPTRYSVDIPLDKTVVNKDVFRDPALKRKARREAKVKFEERYKTGKNKWFFQKLRF, from the exons ATGGCGGCTGTCGAAGCGTCTGCGGAGCCGGTAATGGTGGTAGCTGCCGTTGGTCCAAAGGCGAAGGacgaagaggaagaggaagaggagtcGCCGCCACCTTGCGAGGCGGTGCGCTGGGCCCCGGTGGGGGCAGTGGCGGAGGCCGGGCCTGGGACAGCTGCGTTCTCGGAAGAGGCGGCAGCCGAGGAGCCAGGCGCGGCCCCGGGCTCCCCTCCCGACTCTCCCGGCCGGACGCTGCGGCGGCTGCGGGCTGAGCGGCGGCGGCTGGACTCGGCGCTGCTTGCGCTGTCCTCGCACTTCGCGCAAGTGCAGTTCCGCCTGCGCCAGGTGGTGCGCGGTGCGCCCGCGGAGCAGCAGCGCCTCCTGCGCGAGCTCGAGGACTTCGCTTTCCGCGGTTGCCCGCACGTCCTGGGTTATGGGGGGTCCGAGGACCCCGCCAGCGACGATGGCGATGGGTTGCCAGGGGACCGGCCACGATTGCGGGGCGAGAACCAG AGTGAGCAGGAGAAACGGGAACGTCTGGAAACCcaaagggagaagcagaaagaactTATACTGCAGCTCAAAACCCAGCTGGATGACCTGGAAACATTTGCCTATCAAGAGGGCAGTTACGACTCCCTGCCACAGTCCGTGGTCTTGGAAAGACAGCAG GTGATCATAGATGAACTAATAAAGAAACTGGACATGAATCTGAATGAGGACATCAGTTCACTGTCCACCGAGGAGCTGCGGCAGCGTGTGGATGCAGCTGTGGCTCAGATTGTCAACCCGGCCCGAGTGAAAGaacagttggttgagcagctgaaGACTCAGATCCGAGACCTCGAGATGTTCATCAACTTCATCCAAG ATGAAGTGGGAAGCCCACTGCAGGCAGACAGTGCACACTGTGAGTGCAAGGCCAGTGGGAAGACAGGAAGTGGCTCCACCAGAACTGACAGCGGCAGACTGCCTCAAGGAAACAGCAAGA AGATGGGCAAATTCATGAAACCCGGGAAGGTGGTGCTGGTCCTGGCCGGACGCTACTCCGGACGCAAGGCGGTCATCGTGAAG AACATCGATGATGGCACCTCAGACCGTCCCTACAGCCACGCTCTGGTGGCTGGAATTGACCGCTATCCCCGCAAAGTGACAGCTGCCATGGGCAAGAAGAAAATCGCCAAGAGGTCAAAGATCAAGTCTTTTGTGAAAGTTTATAACTACAATCACCTCATGCCCACAAG GTACTCTGTGGATATCCCCTTGGACAAAACTGTTGTCAACAAGGATGTCTTCAGAGACCCTGCTCTTAAACGCAAGGCCCGACGAGAGGCCAAGGTCAAGTTCGAGGAGAG GTACAAGACCGGCAAGAACAAATGGTTCTTCCAGAAGCTGcggttttaa
- the LOC125926594 gene encoding RUN domain-containing protein 1 isoform X1: protein MAAVEASAEPVMVVAAVGPKAKDEEEEEEESPPPCEAVRWAPVGAVAEAGPGTAAFSEEAAAEEPGAAPGSPPDSPGRTLRRLRAERRRLDSALLALSSHFAQVQFRLRQVVRGAPAEQQRLLRELEDFAFRGCPHVLGYGGSEDPASDDGDGLPGDRPRLRGENQSEQEKRERLETQREKQKELILQLKTQLDDLETFAYQEGSYDSLPQSVVLERQQVIIDELIKKLDMNLNEDISSLSTEELRQRVDAAVAQIVNPARVKEQLVEQLKTQIRDLEMFINFIQDEVGSPLQADSAHCECKASGKTGSGSTRTDSGRLPQGNSKTKAEDVKKVQETGLHLMRRALAVLQIFAVSQFGCATGQIPQTLWQRSQADRDYSPLLKRLEVSVDRVKQLALRHQPHDHVITSANLQDLSLGGKDELTTAVRKELTVAVRDLLAHGLYASSPGMSLVMAPIACLLPAFSSAPEAMHPWELFVKYYHAKNGRAYVESPARKLSQSFALPVMGGTVVTPKQSLLTAIHMVLTEHDPFKRSADSELKALVCMALNEQRLVSWVNLICKSGSLIEPHYQPWSYMAHTGFESALNLLSRLSSLKFSLPVDLAVRQLKNIKDAF from the exons ATGGCGGCTGTCGAAGCGTCTGCGGAGCCGGTAATGGTGGTAGCTGCCGTTGGTCCAAAGGCGAAGGacgaagaggaagaggaagaggagtcGCCGCCACCTTGCGAGGCGGTGCGCTGGGCCCCGGTGGGGGCAGTGGCGGAGGCCGGGCCTGGGACAGCTGCGTTCTCGGAAGAGGCGGCAGCCGAGGAGCCAGGCGCGGCCCCGGGCTCCCCTCCCGACTCTCCCGGCCGGACGCTGCGGCGGCTGCGGGCTGAGCGGCGGCGGCTGGACTCGGCGCTGCTTGCGCTGTCCTCGCACTTCGCGCAAGTGCAGTTCCGCCTGCGCCAGGTGGTGCGCGGTGCGCCCGCGGAGCAGCAGCGCCTCCTGCGCGAGCTCGAGGACTTCGCTTTCCGCGGTTGCCCGCACGTCCTGGGTTATGGGGGGTCCGAGGACCCCGCCAGCGACGATGGCGATGGGTTGCCAGGGGACCGGCCACGATTGCGGGGCGAGAACCAG AGTGAGCAGGAGAAACGGGAACGTCTGGAAACCcaaagggagaagcagaaagaactTATACTGCAGCTCAAAACCCAGCTGGATGACCTGGAAACATTTGCCTATCAAGAGGGCAGTTACGACTCCCTGCCACAGTCCGTGGTCTTGGAAAGACAGCAG GTGATCATAGATGAACTAATAAAGAAACTGGACATGAATCTGAATGAGGACATCAGTTCACTGTCCACCGAGGAGCTGCGGCAGCGTGTGGATGCAGCTGTGGCTCAGATTGTCAACCCGGCCCGAGTGAAAGaacagttggttgagcagctgaaGACTCAGATCCGAGACCTCGAGATGTTCATCAACTTCATCCAAG ATGAAGTGGGAAGCCCACTGCAGGCAGACAGTGCACACTGTGAGTGCAAGGCCAGTGGGAAGACAGGAAGTGGCTCCACCAGAACTGACAGCGGCAGACTGCCTCAAGGAAACAGCAAGA caaaggcagAAGACGTGAAGAAGGTTCAGGAGACGGGGCTGCACCTCATGCGGCGTGCACTCGCAGTGCTCCAGATCTTTGCCGTTAGCCAGTTTGGTTGCGCCACGGGCCAGATCCCACAAACCCTGTGGCAGAGAAGCCAGGCTGACAGGGACTACTCCCCCTTACTGAAGAGGCTGGAGGTATCAGTAGACAGAGTGAAGCAGCTCGCCCTGAGGCACCAGCCGCACGACCACGTCATCACCTCCGCCAACCTCCAGGACCTCTCTCTGGGAGGCAAGGACGAGCTGACCACGGCCGTGCGGAAGGAGCTGACAGTGGCTGTAAGGGACCTGCTGGCCCATGGACTCTACGCCTCCTCACCGGGGATGAGCCTTGTCATGGCCCCCATTGCTTGTTTGCTGCCAGCCTTCTCCTCAGCCCCTGAGGCCATGCACCCGTGGGAGCTCTTTGTAAAGTACTACCATGCTAAGAACGGCCGTGCTTATGTGGAATCCCCCGCACGGAAGCTCTCCCAGTCCTTTGCCCTGCCAGTTATGGGAGGCACTGTGGTGACCCCCAAGCAGAGCTTACTGACCGCCATCCACATGGTGTTGACGGAGCACGACCCTTTTAAGCGCAGCGCAGACTCAGAGCTCAAGGCCTTGGTGTGCATGGCACTCAATGAGCAGCGGCTCGTGTCCTGGGTGAACCTGATCTGCAAGTCGGGGTCACTCATCGAGCCCCACTACCAGCCCTGGAGCTACATGGCGCACACAGGCTTTGAGAGCGCCCTCAACCTGCTCAGTCGCCTCAGCAGCCTCAAGTTCAGCCTCCCTGTAGACCTGGCCGTGCGCCAGCTCAAGAACATCAAAGATGCCTTTTGA
- the LOC125926594 gene encoding RUN domain-containing protein 1 isoform X3 produces the protein MNLNEDISSLSTEELRQRVDAAVAQIVNPARVKEQLVEQLKTQIRDLEMFINFIQDEVGSPLQADSAHCECKASGKTGSGSTRTDSGRLPQGNSKTKAEDVKKVQETGLHLMRRALAVLQIFAVSQFGCATGQIPQTLWQRSQADRDYSPLLKRLEVSVDRVKQLALRHQPHDHVITSANLQDLSLGGKDELTTAVRKELTVAVRDLLAHGLYASSPGMSLVMAPIACLLPAFSSAPEAMHPWELFVKYYHAKNGRAYVESPARKLSQSFALPVMGGTVVTPKQSLLTAIHMVLTEHDPFKRSADSELKALVCMALNEQRLVSWVNLICKSGSLIEPHYQPWSYMAHTGFESALNLLSRLSSLKFSLPVDLAVRQLKNIKDAF, from the exons ATGAATCTGAATGAGGACATCAGTTCACTGTCCACCGAGGAGCTGCGGCAGCGTGTGGATGCAGCTGTGGCTCAGATTGTCAACCCGGCCCGAGTGAAAGaacagttggttgagcagctgaaGACTCAGATCCGAGACCTCGAGATGTTCATCAACTTCATCCAAG ATGAAGTGGGAAGCCCACTGCAGGCAGACAGTGCACACTGTGAGTGCAAGGCCAGTGGGAAGACAGGAAGTGGCTCCACCAGAACTGACAGCGGCAGACTGCCTCAAGGAAACAGCAAGA caaaggcagAAGACGTGAAGAAGGTTCAGGAGACGGGGCTGCACCTCATGCGGCGTGCACTCGCAGTGCTCCAGATCTTTGCCGTTAGCCAGTTTGGTTGCGCCACGGGCCAGATCCCACAAACCCTGTGGCAGAGAAGCCAGGCTGACAGGGACTACTCCCCCTTACTGAAGAGGCTGGAGGTATCAGTAGACAGAGTGAAGCAGCTCGCCCTGAGGCACCAGCCGCACGACCACGTCATCACCTCCGCCAACCTCCAGGACCTCTCTCTGGGAGGCAAGGACGAGCTGACCACGGCCGTGCGGAAGGAGCTGACAGTGGCTGTAAGGGACCTGCTGGCCCATGGACTCTACGCCTCCTCACCGGGGATGAGCCTTGTCATGGCCCCCATTGCTTGTTTGCTGCCAGCCTTCTCCTCAGCCCCTGAGGCCATGCACCCGTGGGAGCTCTTTGTAAAGTACTACCATGCTAAGAACGGCCGTGCTTATGTGGAATCCCCCGCACGGAAGCTCTCCCAGTCCTTTGCCCTGCCAGTTATGGGAGGCACTGTGGTGACCCCCAAGCAGAGCTTACTGACCGCCATCCACATGGTGTTGACGGAGCACGACCCTTTTAAGCGCAGCGCAGACTCAGAGCTCAAGGCCTTGGTGTGCATGGCACTCAATGAGCAGCGGCTCGTGTCCTGGGTGAACCTGATCTGCAAGTCGGGGTCACTCATCGAGCCCCACTACCAGCCCTGGAGCTACATGGCGCACACAGGCTTTGAGAGCGCCCTCAACCTGCTCAGTCGCCTCAGCAGCCTCAAGTTCAGCCTCCCTGTAGACCTGGCCGTGCGCCAGCTCAAGAACATCAAAGATGCCTTTTGA
- the LOC125926594 gene encoding 60S ribosomal protein L27 isoform X4, with protein sequence MGKFMKPGKVVLVLAGRYSGRKAVIVKNIDDGTSDRPYSHALVAGIDRYPRKVTAAMGKKKIAKRSKIKSFVKVYNYNHLMPTRYSVDIPLDKTVVNKDVFRDPALKRKARREAKVKFEERYKTGKNKWFFQKLRF encoded by the exons ATGGGCAAATTCATGAAACCCGGGAAGGTGGTGCTGGTCCTGGCCGGACGCTACTCCGGACGCAAGGCGGTCATCGTGAAG AACATCGATGATGGCACCTCAGACCGTCCCTACAGCCACGCTCTGGTGGCTGGAATTGACCGCTATCCCCGCAAAGTGACAGCTGCCATGGGCAAGAAGAAAATCGCCAAGAGGTCAAAGATCAAGTCTTTTGTGAAAGTTTATAACTACAATCACCTCATGCCCACAAG GTACTCTGTGGATATCCCCTTGGACAAAACTGTTGTCAACAAGGATGTCTTCAGAGACCCTGCTCTTAAACGCAAGGCCCGACGAGAGGCCAAGGTCAAGTTCGAGGAGAG GTACAAGACCGGCAAGAACAAATGGTTCTTCCAGAAGCTGcggttttaa